In Humulus lupulus chromosome 7, drHumLupu1.1, whole genome shotgun sequence, the following are encoded in one genomic region:
- the LOC133788598 gene encoding protein CNGC15b, which translates to MGYANSRSVRFQDDLEMTKLPIVNGDDNDVKPQYKIDGSQIPEQSAKKGEHRHGHGHGHKEVFGRRVTSLKSKVLSRVFSEDYERVKKKILDPRGQIIRRWNKIFLVTCLVSLFVDPLFFYLPMVRNEQCIDIGTHLEVALTIVRSFADAFYMIQIFIRFRTAYIAPSSRVFGRGELVIDSKKIAKSYLRQNFWIDLLAALPLPQVLIWIVIPNLGGSTMTNTKNFLRFILIFQYLPRLFLIFPLSSQIVKATGVVTETAWAGAAYNLILYMLASHVLGACWYLLSIERQEACWRSACDLEKIFCQSEYFDCHMAKDPNRQSWFQKSNVTILCKPDNTFYEYGIYGDAVTFEVTIATFFNKYFYCLWWGLRNLSSLGQNLSTSTFVGEIAFAIIIATLGLVLFALLIGNMQTYLQSTTVRLEEWRIKRTDTEQWMHHRQLPPELRQSVRKYDQYKWVATRGVDEETLLKGLPMDLRRDIKRHLCLDLVRRVPLFDQMDERMLDAICERLKPALCTEGTFLVREGDPVNEMLFIIRGHLDSYTTNGGRTGFFNSCHIGPGDFCGEELLTWALDPRPGAILPSSTRTVKAISEVEAFALVAEDLKFVASQFRRLHSKQLRHKFRFYSHQWRLWAACFIQAAWRRYKKRKELAELRAKESPVVTEPEPVAQHSLGLAMYATRLAASTRKPPNKHSGPDSGVVSSLRKPAEPDFSVCEE; encoded by the exons ATGGGTTATGCTAATTCAAGATCTGTAAG ATTTCAAGACGACCTTGAAATGACAAAACTCCCTATAGTTAATGGAGATGATAATGATGTTAAGCCCCAATACAAGATTGATGGGAGTCAAATACCAGAACAAAGTGCCAAGAAGGGTGAGCATAGACATGGACATGGCCATGGTCACAAGGAGGTGTTTGGAAGGAGAGTGACATCCTTGAAATCCAAAGTTCTGTCTAGAGTTTTCTCAGAGGATTATGAAAGAGTGAAGAAGAAGATACTAGATCCCCGAGGACAGATAATTCGCCGGTGGAACAAGATTTTCTTAGTAACATGCTTAGTTTCTTTGTTTGTGGACCCTCTCTTCTTTTACTTGCCGATGGTCCGCAATGAACAGTGTATTGACATTGGAACTCACCTTGAAGTAGCTCTCACAATCGTTAGATCATTTGCAGATGCCTTTTACATGATTCAGATTTTTATCAGATTTCGTACAGCATATATAGCGCCCTCCTCTCGCGTGTTCGGGAGAGGAGAGCTTGTTATAGACTCTAAGAAGATTGCAAAGAGTTACTTGCGCCAGAACTTCTGGATTGACCTCCTAGCTGCCTTGCCTCTTCCTCAG gTGTTGATTTGGATTGTTATTCCTAATCTTGGTGGCTCAACGATGACAAACACTAAAAATTTTCTCCGGTTCATCTTAATCTTTCAGTATCTCCCACGATTGTTTCTTATATTTCCCTTGTCATCACAAATTGTTAAGGCCACTGGTGTTGTCACAGAAACAGCTTGGGCTGGTGCTGCGTATAACCTTATTCTCTACATGTTGGCAAGCCAT GTTTTAGGCGCTTGCTGGTACCTTCTGTCAATTGAAAGACAAGAAGCATGTTGGAGAAGTGCTTGTGACTTGGAGAAGATCTTTTGTCAAAGTGAATACTTTGACTGTCACATGGCTAAAGACCCTAATAGGCAGAGCTGGTTCCAGAAAAGCAATGTCACAATACTGTGCAAACCAGATAATACCTTTTATGAGTATGGTATTTATGGTGATGCAGTCACTTTCGAAGTGACAATCGCAACTTTCTTTAACAAGTATTTTTACTGTCTTTGGTGGGGACTAAGAAATCTAAG TTCCTTGGGGCAAAATTTATCCACTAGCACTTTTGTTGGAGAAATCGCTTTTGCAATTATTATTGCAACTCTTGGATTAGTTCTCTTTGCCTTGCTTATTGGCAATATGCAA ACGTATTTACAATCGACGACAGTTCGGTTAGAAGAGTGGAGGATCAAAAGAACTGATACAGAACAGTGGATGCATCACAGACAACTACCTCCAGAACTGAGGCAGTCAGTTCGAAAATATGATCAGTATAAGTGGGTGGCTACTCGAGGAGTTGATGAAGAAACCCTTCTCAAAGGTTTACCTATGGATCTTCGCCGAGATATCAAGCGCCATCTTTGTCTTGACCTTGTTAGACGA GTGCCATTGTTTGATCAAATGGATGAAAGAATGCTAGACGCAATATGTGAAAGACTTAAGCCAGCATTGTGCACCGAAGGCACATTTCTTGTGCGTGAAGGTGATCCGGTCAACGAAATGCTCTTCATAATTAGAGGCCACCTTGACTCCTACACCACAAATGGCGGCCGGACCGGGTTCTTTAACTCATGCCACATCGGCCCGGGGGACTTCTGCGGCGAGGAGCTACTGACGTGGGCGCTAGACCCTCGGCCAGGTGCCATCCTGCCATCCTCAACTCGCACGGTCAAAGCCATCTCAGAAGTTGAGGCCTTTGCTCTTGTGGCTGAGGACTTGAAGTTTGTTGCCTCACAATTTAGAAGGCTCCACAGCAAACAACTAAGGCACAAGTTCCGGTTTTATTCCCACCAATGGAGATTATGGGCGGCTTGTTTCATACAGGCCGCTTGGCGCAGATACAAGAAACGCAAAGAATTGGCTGAGCTCCGGGCCAAGGAAAGCCCAGTAGTTACTGAGCCCGAACCAGTGGCCCAACACAGTTTGGGCCTGGCTatgtatgcgaccaggctggCGGCGAGCACTCGGAAACCCCCGAACAAGCATTCTGGGCCGGACTCTGGAGTCGTCAGCTCGTTGCGAAAACCGGCTGAGCCCGATTTTTCGGTTTGCGaggaataa